In a genomic window of Sardina pilchardus chromosome 20, fSarPil1.1, whole genome shotgun sequence:
- the vash1 gene encoding tubulinyl-Tyr carboxypeptidase 1, with translation MLQSTASLGCDEEREEEQEDEGDEDLRDGGVPFFINRSGLPVNDETWERMWRHVTRIHPDGDAVAKRIRGAVDLPKIPTPSVPTYQPSNSIPQRLEAIQRYIRDLQYNHTGTQFFEIKKSRPLTALMDIAKEMTREALPIKCLEAVILGIYLTNCMPTVERFPLSFKTQFSGSHFRHIVLGIHSGGRFGALGISRREDLMYKPLEFRTLADLVQEYQGAYQGYWHTLRKVKIGQYVSHDPHSVEQIEWKHSVLDVDKLTKEELRRELEKHTRDMRLKIGKAIPPSPTKDRKKDTGSPLRNPGSPMRRNSRSDRRPSGEKKTLEPKPPSDMNGYQIRV, from the exons ATGTTGCAGTCCACGGCAAGTTTGGGAtgtgatgaggagagggaggaagagcaaGAGGATGAGGGAGACGAAGATTTACGGGATGGAGGAGTCCCATTTTTCATAAACCGGAGTGGACTGCCAGTTAATGACGAGACTTGGGAGCGAATGTGGCGGCACGTTACCCGTATACACCCGGACGGCGATGCAGTGGCGAAGAGGATACGGGGAGCCGTTGACCTGCCTAag ATTCCAACACCAAGCGTGCCTACATACCAGCCAAGCAACAGCATCCCCCAGCGCCTGGAGGCCATACAGAGATACATCAGGGACTTGCA GTACAATCACACTGGAACACAGTTTTTTGAAATCAAGAAAAGCAGGCCTCTCACAGC GTTGATGGATATCGCAAAGGAGATGACCAGAGAAGCCCTACCAATCAAATGTCTGGAAGCCGTGATCCTTGGAAT TTACCTCACCAACTGCATGCCCACCGTGGAGCGCTTTCCTCTCAGCTTTAAGACGCAGTTCTCAGGGAGCCACTTCCGCCACATCGTGCTGGGCATCCACAGCGGCGGGCGCTTCGGCGCGCTGGGCATCAGCCGGCGGGAGGACCTCATGTACAAGCCGCTGGAGTTCCGCACGCTGGCCGACCTGGTGCAGGAGTACCAGGGCGCGTACCAGGGCTACTGGCACACGCTGCGCAAGGTGAAGATCGGCCAGTACGTGTCACACGACCCTCACAGCGTGGAGCAGATCGAGTGGAAGCATTCGGTGCTGGACGTGGACAAGCTGACCAAGGAGGAGCTGCGGAGGGAGCTGGAGAAACACACGCGCGACATGAGGCTGAAG ATTGGAAAGGcgatccccccctcccccaccaaaGACCGGAAGAAGGACACTGGCTCACCACTACGGAACCCGGGAAGCCCCATGCGCCGGAACAGCCGCAGCGATAGACG GCCGTCAGGGGAGAAGAAGACTCTTGAACCTAAGCCTCCATCTGACATGAATGGATACCAGATTAGGGTGTAA
- the arel1 gene encoding apoptosis-resistant E3 ubiquitin protein ligase 1 isoform X1 (The sequence of the model RefSeq protein was modified relative to this genomic sequence to represent the inferred CDS: added 70 bases not found in genome assembly): MDRRFVLTFILCSVSWVFFWEVRWKKSKGTQIEEWLQKHRLSEYKHLFEDVQTLEELSLNVLTRLEEVVQEQRLWRDISEAHIQLLRDFAFQEWLSSQSLEHYYHTLKTLGCINLDDLAQFDSQLQLSLAAWGYYYEDYIKLSTGVKVLQASRNHRDQDYEIQLVHSLAERRLNEKWSFAGAVIFGCTVALCFLIRDLMFYVIGGITVSIIAFVFTIKFLCELAARVVSFLQNEDPGRRGDRSIYDYVRGNYLDPRSCKVAWDWKEPQEVGQTMTFRVQLFYKNGQPFPAHRPVGLRVNITHMELALDIPVTQEVLQDPEANVVKVAFTVRKAGRYEIAVKLGGLNVAYSPYYKIFQPGNVVPSKTKIAYHFSTLVLTYGQQHTLQIEPRDEYGNPTSNSTSLVDEVNYSVYMHPLGTTDDNGDEEYYSKSVSSNKQLCQVLLRLTLRQMGCFRARISYQDQPLSNGEFDIIVLSENEKNCVEKNVSTPGISIYFEAYLYGTGNYNSSHCHFPAPSLLAPPRRPSVGDEDDDHDSPTEGQPEKLKKPKKVYCYISPKQLSVKEFYLKIIPWRLFTFRVCPGTKFTYHGPDLIHKYLTLVVDDGIQPPVELSCKDRNIMAATFIRFLHKNIGGSETFQDKVSFFQRELRHMHSKRPRTKTCLKITRQAILDSSLKATRNFSVSDWSKNFEVVFQDEEALDWGGPRREWFELICKTLFDTNNHLFTRFSDNNQGLVHPNAERPPHLRLKVYEFAGRVVGKCLYESALGGAYKQLVRARFTRSFLAQIIGLRMNYKYFETDDQEFYKTKVCFILNNDVSEMDLVFAEEKYSKSGQLEKVVELISGGAQITVTNENKIHYLNLLAQYRLASQVRDEVEHFLKGLNELVPENLLAIFDENELELLMCGTGDINVQDFKAHAVIVGGSWHFREKVMKWFWAVVSSFTQEELARLLQFTTGSSQLPPGGFNTLCPSFQIIAAPTHSTLPTAHTCFNQLCLPTYDSYEELHKLLKLAISEGSEGFGML; the protein is encoded by the exons ATGGACCGACGCTTTGTGCTGACCTTCATCCTCTGCTCCGTGTCCTGGGTGTTCTTCTGGGAAGTGCGCTGGAAGAAATCGAAGGGAACTCAGATAGAAGAATGGCTCCAAAAACACCGCTTGTCCGAGTACAAGCACTTATTTGAGG ATGTACAGACGCTGGAGGAGCTGAGTCTGAATGTGTTAACGAGGCTGGAGGAGGTCGTGCAAGAACAGCGACTCTGGCGGGACATATCTGAAGCCCACATCCAGCTCCTCAGAGACTTCGCTTTTCAGGAGTGGCTCAGCTCCCAGAGCCTCGAGCACTACTACCACAC GCTGAAAACTCTGGGTTGCATCAATTTGGATGATTTGGCCCAGTTTGACAGCCAACTTCAGCTGTCTCTGGCCGCGTGGGGCTACTATTACGAGGACTACATCAAGTTGTCGACCGGCGTGAAGGTCCTCCAAGCCAGTAGAAATCACCGTGATCAGGATTACGAGATTCAGCTGGTCCACAGCCTCGCTGAGAGGCGTCTCAACGAGAAGTGGTCCTTTG CAGGAGCTGTTATATTTGGCTGTACTGTTGCACTGTGCTTTCTTATTCGAGACCTCATGTTTTACGTGATTG gTGGAATAACTGTGTCCATCATCGCATTCGTCTTCACCATCAAATTCCTGTGCGAGCTTGCTGCACGGGTCGTCAGCTTTCTCCAGAATGAGGACCCTGGACGCCGTGGTGATCGTAGCATCTACGATTATGTGCGGGGCAACTACCTCGACCCACGCTCTTGCAAAGTGGCGTGGGATTGGAAGGAGCCACAGGAAGTAGGCCAGACCATGACTTTCCGTGTGCAG CTGTTTTATAAAAATGGCCAGCCATTCCCCGCTCACCGGCCGGTCGGCCTGCGGGTCAACATCACCCACATGGAGCTGGCGCTGGACATCCCCGTCACCCAGGAGGTGCTGCAGGACCCCGAGGCCAACGTGGTGAAGGTGGCGTTCACCGTACGCAAAGCAGGCCGCTACGAGATCGCTGTGAAGTTGGGCGGccttaatgtagcctatagcccCTACTACAAGATCTTCCAACCAG GAAATGTGGTTCCATCCAAGACAAAGATAGCGTACCACTTCTCTACTCTGGTGCTCACGTATGGCCAACAGCACACGCTGCAGATTGAGCCTCGAGATGAATACGGAAACCCCACCAGCAACTCCACGTCACTCGTCGATGAAGTCAACTATAGTGTCTACATGCACCCA CTGGGAACGACGGATGACAACGGTGACGAGGAGTACTACAGCAAGTCGGTGTCGTCCAATAAGCAGCTGTGCCAGGTGCTGCTGCGTCTCACGCTGCGCCAGATGGGCTGCTTCAGAGCCCGCATCTCCTACCAGGACCAGCCGCTCAGCAACGGAGAATTTGACATCATTGTGCtcagtg aAAACGAGAAGAACTGTGTGGAGAAGAACGTGTCCACGCCAGGCATCAGTATCTACTTCGAGGCCTACCTGTACGGCACGGGGAATTACAACAGCTCCCACTGCCACTTCCCAGCGCCCTCTCTGCTGGCGCCTCCGAGGCGGCCCTCCGTGGGCGACGAGGACGACGACCACGACTCCCCGACGGAGGGGCAGCCTGAGAAGCTCAAGAAACCCAAGAAGGTTTACTGCTACATATCGCCAAAG CAACTCTCAGTGAAGGAGTTTTACCTGAAGATAATCCCATGGCGCCTTTTCACATTCCGTGTGTGCCCAGGAACGAAG TTCACCTATCACGGCCCCGACCTCATCCACAAGTACTTGACGTTGGTGGTGGACGACGGCATCCAGCCCCCCGTGGAGCTCAGCTGTAAAGACAGGAACATCATGGCCGCCACCTTCATCCGCTTCCTGCACAAGAACATCG GTGGCTCGGAGACATTTCAAGACAAGGTGAGCTTCTTCCAACGAGAGCTCCGGCACATGCACTCCAAACGACCTCGCACGAAGACCTGCTTGAAGATCACGCGCCAAGCCATACTGGATTCT TCTCTGAAGGCAACCAGGAACTTTTCGGTGTCGGACTGGAGTAAGAACTTTGAGGTGGTTTTCCAGGATGAAGAAG CCCTGGACTGGGGAGGTCCTCGTCGGGAGTGGTTTGAGCTGATTTGCAAGACTCTATTTGACACCAACAATCATCTTTTCACCCGCTTCAGTGACAACAACCAGGGACTG GTGCACCCTAACGCAGAGCGGCCCCCTCACCTGCGGCTGAAGGTGTACGAGTTCGCCGGGCGTGTGGTGGGCAAGTGCCTGTACGAGTCAGCACTGGGCGGAGCTTACAAGCAGCTGGTGCGCGCTCGCTTCACCCGATCCTTCCTGGCACAGATCATTGGCCTGCGGATGAactacaag TATTTTGAAACCGACGACCAAGAGTTCTACAAGACAAAGGTCTGCTTCATCCTGAACAACGACGTGAGCGAGATGGACCTGGTGTTTGCTGAGGAGAAGTACAGCAAGTCCGGACAACTGGAgaag GTGGTGGAGCTGATTTCAGGAGGCGCTCAGATCACGGTCACTAACGAGAACAAGATCCACTACCTGAATCTGCTGGCGCAGTACCGGCTGGCCAGCCAGGTGCGAGACGAGGTGGAGCACTTCCTCAAGG GTTTGAATGAACTGGTTCCAGAGAATCTTCTAGCCATATTTGATGAAAATGAGTTGGAG ttgttgaTGTGTGGTACAGGTGACATCAATGTTCAGGACTTCAAAGCCCATGCGGTGATTGTTGGAGGCTCGTGGCACTTCAGAGAGAAG gtGATGAAGTGGTTCTGGGCGGTGGTGTCCTCCTTCACTCAGGAGGAGCTGGCGAGGCTGCTGCAGTTCACCACCGGCTCCTCACAgctgccccctggtggcttCA TTTCAACCAGCTGTGCCTCCCTACGTACGATTCCTACGAGGAGCTGCACAAACTGCTCAAGCTGGCCATCAGCGAAGGGAGCGAAGGTTTCGGCATGCTGTGA
- the fcf1 gene encoding rRNA-processing protein FCF1 homolog produces MGKQKKTKKFATMKRMISLKDARLKDKDRSKKEVKKKEDPSEMKEKEVTKYPSCMFFQYNTQLGPPYHILVDTNFINFTIKAKLDVVQSMMDCLYAKCVPCITDCVLAELEKLGMKYRVALRIAKDPRFERLPCSHKGTYADDCLVQRVTQHKCYIVATVDRDLKRRIRKIPGVPIMYISNHRYNIERMPDDYGAPRY; encoded by the exons ATG GGTAAACAGAAGAAGACAAAGAAGTTTGCCACAATGAAGAGAATGATCAGTCTCAAGGACGCACGATT aaaaGATAAGGATAGATCGaaaaaagaagtgaaaaagaaagaagacccatcagaaatgaaagaaaaggagGT GACAAAATATCCATCCTGCATGTTCTTCCAGTACAACACCCAGCTAGGTCCCCCATATCACATTCTTGTGGACACCAACTTTATTAACTTTACCATCAAAGCCAAATTGGATGTAGTGCAATCGATGATggattgcctatacgcaaagt gTGTCCCTTGCATCACAGATTGTGTTTTAGCTGAGTTGGAGAAGCTGGGAATGAAATATAGAGTGGCATTAAG AATAGCCAAGGACCCACGCTTTGAGCGTTTACCGTGCTCACACAAAGGGACATATGCCGATGACTGCCTAGTCCAGAGGGTGACACAG CACAAGTGTTACATTGTGGCAACTGTGGACAGAGACCTGAAAAGAAGGATCCGTAAGATACCTGGTGTTCCAATCATGTACATCTCCAATCACAG GTACAACATAGAGCGCATGCCTGACGACTATGGAGCACCACGGTACTGA
- the arel1 gene encoding apoptosis-resistant E3 ubiquitin protein ligase 1 isoform X2 (The sequence of the model RefSeq protein was modified relative to this genomic sequence to represent the inferred CDS: added 70 bases not found in genome assembly), with amino-acid sequence MFYVIGGITVSIIAFVFTIKFLCELAARVVSFLQNEDPGRRGDRSIYDYVRGNYLDPRSCKVAWDWKEPQEVGQTMTFRVQLFYKNGQPFPAHRPVGLRVNITHMELALDIPVTQEVLQDPEANVVKVAFTVRKAGRYEIAVKLGGLNVAYSPYYKIFQPGNVVPSKTKIAYHFSTLVLTYGQQHTLQIEPRDEYGNPTSNSTSLVDEVNYSVYMHPLGTTDDNGDEEYYSKSVSSNKQLCQVLLRLTLRQMGCFRARISYQDQPLSNGEFDIIVLSENEKNCVEKNVSTPGISIYFEAYLYGTGNYNSSHCHFPAPSLLAPPRRPSVGDEDDDHDSPTEGQPEKLKKPKKVYCYISPKQLSVKEFYLKIIPWRLFTFRVCPGTKFTYHGPDLIHKYLTLVVDDGIQPPVELSCKDRNIMAATFIRFLHKNIGGSETFQDKVSFFQRELRHMHSKRPRTKTCLKITRQAILDSSLKATRNFSVSDWSKNFEVVFQDEEALDWGGPRREWFELICKTLFDTNNHLFTRFSDNNQGLVHPNAERPPHLRLKVYEFAGRVVGKCLYESALGGAYKQLVRARFTRSFLAQIIGLRMNYKYFETDDQEFYKTKVCFILNNDVSEMDLVFAEEKYSKSGQLEKVVELISGGAQITVTNENKIHYLNLLAQYRLASQVRDEVEHFLKGLNELVPENLLAIFDENELELLMCGTGDINVQDFKAHAVIVGGSWHFREKVMKWFWAVVSSFTQEELARLLQFTTGSSQLPPGGFNTLCPSFQIIAAPTHSTLPTAHTCFNQLCLPTYDSYEELHKLLKLAISEGSEGFGML; translated from the exons ATGTTTTACGTGATTG gTGGAATAACTGTGTCCATCATCGCATTCGTCTTCACCATCAAATTCCTGTGCGAGCTTGCTGCACGGGTCGTCAGCTTTCTCCAGAATGAGGACCCTGGACGCCGTGGTGATCGTAGCATCTACGATTATGTGCGGGGCAACTACCTCGACCCACGCTCTTGCAAAGTGGCGTGGGATTGGAAGGAGCCACAGGAAGTAGGCCAGACCATGACTTTCCGTGTGCAG CTGTTTTATAAAAATGGCCAGCCATTCCCCGCTCACCGGCCGGTCGGCCTGCGGGTCAACATCACCCACATGGAGCTGGCGCTGGACATCCCCGTCACCCAGGAGGTGCTGCAGGACCCCGAGGCCAACGTGGTGAAGGTGGCGTTCACCGTACGCAAAGCAGGCCGCTACGAGATCGCTGTGAAGTTGGGCGGccttaatgtagcctatagcccCTACTACAAGATCTTCCAACCAG GAAATGTGGTTCCATCCAAGACAAAGATAGCGTACCACTTCTCTACTCTGGTGCTCACGTATGGCCAACAGCACACGCTGCAGATTGAGCCTCGAGATGAATACGGAAACCCCACCAGCAACTCCACGTCACTCGTCGATGAAGTCAACTATAGTGTCTACATGCACCCA CTGGGAACGACGGATGACAACGGTGACGAGGAGTACTACAGCAAGTCGGTGTCGTCCAATAAGCAGCTGTGCCAGGTGCTGCTGCGTCTCACGCTGCGCCAGATGGGCTGCTTCAGAGCCCGCATCTCCTACCAGGACCAGCCGCTCAGCAACGGAGAATTTGACATCATTGTGCtcagtg aAAACGAGAAGAACTGTGTGGAGAAGAACGTGTCCACGCCAGGCATCAGTATCTACTTCGAGGCCTACCTGTACGGCACGGGGAATTACAACAGCTCCCACTGCCACTTCCCAGCGCCCTCTCTGCTGGCGCCTCCGAGGCGGCCCTCCGTGGGCGACGAGGACGACGACCACGACTCCCCGACGGAGGGGCAGCCTGAGAAGCTCAAGAAACCCAAGAAGGTTTACTGCTACATATCGCCAAAG CAACTCTCAGTGAAGGAGTTTTACCTGAAGATAATCCCATGGCGCCTTTTCACATTCCGTGTGTGCCCAGGAACGAAG TTCACCTATCACGGCCCCGACCTCATCCACAAGTACTTGACGTTGGTGGTGGACGACGGCATCCAGCCCCCCGTGGAGCTCAGCTGTAAAGACAGGAACATCATGGCCGCCACCTTCATCCGCTTCCTGCACAAGAACATCG GTGGCTCGGAGACATTTCAAGACAAGGTGAGCTTCTTCCAACGAGAGCTCCGGCACATGCACTCCAAACGACCTCGCACGAAGACCTGCTTGAAGATCACGCGCCAAGCCATACTGGATTCT TCTCTGAAGGCAACCAGGAACTTTTCGGTGTCGGACTGGAGTAAGAACTTTGAGGTGGTTTTCCAGGATGAAGAAG CCCTGGACTGGGGAGGTCCTCGTCGGGAGTGGTTTGAGCTGATTTGCAAGACTCTATTTGACACCAACAATCATCTTTTCACCCGCTTCAGTGACAACAACCAGGGACTG GTGCACCCTAACGCAGAGCGGCCCCCTCACCTGCGGCTGAAGGTGTACGAGTTCGCCGGGCGTGTGGTGGGCAAGTGCCTGTACGAGTCAGCACTGGGCGGAGCTTACAAGCAGCTGGTGCGCGCTCGCTTCACCCGATCCTTCCTGGCACAGATCATTGGCCTGCGGATGAactacaag TATTTTGAAACCGACGACCAAGAGTTCTACAAGACAAAGGTCTGCTTCATCCTGAACAACGACGTGAGCGAGATGGACCTGGTGTTTGCTGAGGAGAAGTACAGCAAGTCCGGACAACTGGAgaag GTGGTGGAGCTGATTTCAGGAGGCGCTCAGATCACGGTCACTAACGAGAACAAGATCCACTACCTGAATCTGCTGGCGCAGTACCGGCTGGCCAGCCAGGTGCGAGACGAGGTGGAGCACTTCCTCAAGG GTTTGAATGAACTGGTTCCAGAGAATCTTCTAGCCATATTTGATGAAAATGAGTTGGAG ttgttgaTGTGTGGTACAGGTGACATCAATGTTCAGGACTTCAAAGCCCATGCGGTGATTGTTGGAGGCTCGTGGCACTTCAGAGAGAAG gtGATGAAGTGGTTCTGGGCGGTGGTGTCCTCCTTCACTCAGGAGGAGCTGGCGAGGCTGCTGCAGTTCACCACCGGCTCCTCACAgctgccccctggtggcttCA TTTCAACCAGCTGTGCCTCCCTACGTACGATTCCTACGAGGAGCTGCACAAACTGCTCAAGCTGGCCATCAGCGAAGGGAGCGAAGGTTTCGGCATGCTGTGA